From Acomys russatus chromosome 25, mAcoRus1.1, whole genome shotgun sequence, a single genomic window includes:
- the Rai1 gene encoding retinoic acid-induced protein 1 isoform X2, with protein MGDAGEGRSSSQVRNLCPEAGLAWEGVSSTGPTITARVMQSFRERCGFHGKQQNYPQTSQETSRLENYRQPGQTGLSCDRQRLLAKDYYNPQPYTGYEGGAGTPSGTVAPAAADKYHRGSKSLQGRPAFPSYVQDSSPYTGRYSGEEGLQTWGGPQPPPPQPQPLPGAVNKYEETLMKKTVVPPNRQYPDQGSQLPFRTHSLHVPPPQPQQPLTYPKLQRQKPQNDLASPLPFPQGSHFPQHSQSFPTSSTYAPTVQGGGQGAHSYKSCTAPSAQPHDRPMSANASLAPGQRVQNLHAYQPGRLGYEQQQQQQQQQQALQGRHHTQETLHYQNLAKYQHYGQQGQAYCPPDTAVRTPEQYYQTFSPSSSHSPARSVGRSPSYSSTPSPLMPNLENFPYSQQPLSTGAFPTGITDHSHFMPLLNPSPTDAASSVDPQVSNCKPLQKEKLPDSLLSDLSLQSLTALTSQVENISNTVQQLLLSKAAMPQKKGVKSLVSRTPEQHKSQHCSPEGSGYSAEPAGTPLSEPPSSTPQSTHAEPQDTDYLSGSEDPLERSFLYCNQARGSPARVNSNSKAKPESVSTCSVTSPDDMSTKSDDSFQSLHSTLPLDSFSKFVAGERDCPRLLLSALAQEDLASEILGLQEAIVEKADKAWVEASSLPKDNSKPPFSLENHSTCLDTVAKTSWAQPGEPEALPESLQLDKGGSTKDFSPGLFEDPPVAFATTDPKKTTSPLSFGTKPLLGDATPDPTTAAFDCFPDTTTASSVDSANPFAWPEENLGDACPRWGLHPGELTKGLEQGAKASDSVGKADAHEPTACLGFQEEHAIGKTAAALSGECKPQEADGVKEEVGGLLQCPEVGKADQWLEDSRHCCSSADFGDLPLLPPPGRKEDLEAEEEYSSLCELLGSPEQRPSLQDPLSPKAPLMCTKEEAEEVLDTKAGWASPCHLSGEPAVLLGPSVGAESKVQSWFESSLSHMKPGEDGSEMERAPGSSSTSEGSLAPKPNKPAVPEGPIAKKEPVPRGKSLRSRRVHRGLPEAEDSPCRVPALPKDLLLPESCTGPPQGQAEGAGAPGRGLSEGLPRMCTRSLTALSEPQTPGPPGLTTTPTPPDKLGGKQRAAFKSGKRVGKPSPKAASSPSNPAALPVASDSSPMGSKTKEPDSPSMPGKDQRSMVLRSRTKPQQVFHAKRRRPSESRIPDCRATKKLPANNHLPTAFKVSSGPQKEGRVSQRVKVPKPGTGSKLSDRPLHTLKRKSAFMAPVPTKKRSLILRSSNGSGVDGREERAESSPGLLRRMASPQRARPRGSGEPPPPPPLEPPAACMGLATPSSLPSAVRTKVLPPRKGRGLKLEAIVQKITSPGLKKLACRVAGAPPGTPRSPALPEKRSGGSPAGADEGLGGMGPGQVLPAAPGADPLCRNPASRSLKGKLLSSKKLSSAADCPKAEAFMSPETLPSLGTARAPKKRSRKGRTGALGSSKGPLEKRPCPGQALLLAPHDRASSTQGGGEDNSSGGGKKPKTEELGLASQPPEGRPCQPQTRAQKQPGQASYSSYSKRKRLSRGRAKTTHASPCKGRGTRRRQQQVLPLDPAEPEIRLKYISSCKRLRADSRTPAFSPFVRVEKRDAYTTICTVVNSPGDEPKPHWKPSSVASSSSSLEPAGASLTTFPGGSVLQPRPSLPPSSTMHLGPVVSKALSTSCLVCCLCQNPANFKDLGDLCGPYYPEHCLPKKKPKLKEKVRLEGPFEEASLPLERTLKGLECAASTNAAATTTTTTTITAATTPGRLSRPDGSADPAKQGSLRTSARGLSRRLQSCYCCDGQGDGGDEVAPVDKSRKHECSKEAPAEPGGDTQEHWVHEACAVWTSGVYLVAGKLFGLQEAMKLAVDMPCSSCHEAGATISCSCKGCIHTYHYPCANDTGCTFIEENFTLKCPKHKRLPL; from the exons ATAACTGCCCGAGTCATGCAGTCTTTTCGAGAAAGGTGTGGTTTCCATGGCAAACAGCAAAACTACCCACAGACCTCACAGGAGACATCGAGACTGGAGAACTACAGGCAGCCGGGTCAGACGGGGCTGAGCTGTGATCGGCAGCGGCTGCTGGCCAAGGACTATTACAACCCACAGCCCTACACAGGCTATGAGGGTGGTGCTGGTACACCTTCTGGCACAGTGGCCCCGGCAGCTGCAGACAAGTACCACCGAGGCAGCAAGTCCCTGCAGGGGAGGCCAGCTTTCCCCAGCTATGTTCAAGACAGCAGCCCCTACACGGGACGCTACTCTGGAGAGGAGGGTCTTCAGACCTGGGGGGGGCCGCAGCCACCACCTCCCCAGCCGCAGCCCCTGCCAGGGGCAGTGAACAAGTATGAGGAGACCTTGATGAAGAAGACAGTGGTGCCCCCAAACAGGCAGTACCCTGACCAAGGTTCCCAACTTCCCTTCCGGACTCACAGCCTGCATGTCCCACCACCACAGCCTCAGCAGCCTCTGACTTACCCCAAACTCCAAAGGCAGAAACCACAGAATGACCTTGCCTCgcctctgcccttcccccaggGCAGCCACTTTCCCCAGCATTCCCAGTCCTTCCCTACCTCCTCCACTTACGCCCCAACAGTGCAGGGAGGTGGGCAGGGGGCCCACTCATACAAGAGCTGCACAGCACCATCTGCCCAGCCTCACGACAGGCCAATGAGTGCCAATGCGAGCCTGGCCCCAGGGCAGCGGGTCCAGAACCTTCACGCTTACCAACCAGGCCGCCTTGGttatgagcagcagcagcagcagcagcagcagcagcaagcacttCAAGGCCGGCACCACACCCAGGAAACACTCCACTACCAGAACCTCGCCAAGTACCAACACTATGGACAGCAAGGCCAGGCCTACTGCCCACCGGACACAGCTGTCAGGACTCCAGAACAGTATTACCAGACCTTCAGCCCTAGCTCCAGCCACTCCCCTGCACGCTCTGTGGGTCGCTCCCCTTCCTATAGCTCCACCCCGTCGCCACTGATGCCCAATCTGGAAAACTTCCCCTATAGCCAACAGCCGCTTAGCACTGGGGCCTTCCCCACAGGCATCACAGACCACAGCCACTTTATGCCCCTGCTCAACCCATCCCCCACAGACGCTGCCAGTTCCGTGGACCCTCAGGTCAGCAACTGTAAGCCCTTGCAAAAGGAGAAGCTCCCCGACAGCTTGCTGTCAGACCTCAGCCTGCAGAGCCTCACAGCACTCACCTCACAGGTGGAAAACATCTCCAACACTGTGCAGCAGCTCTTGCTGTCCAAAGCTGCCATGCCACAGAAGAAAGGGGTCAAGAGCCTTGTGTCTAGGACTCCAGAGCAGCACAAGAGCCAGCACTGTAGCCCAGAGGGCAGTGGCTACTCAGCTGAGCCAGCAGGCACACCGCTGTCTGAACCGCCAAGCAGCACGCCACAATCCACTCATGCTGAGCCACAAGATACTGACTACCTGAGTGGCTCTGAGGACCCGCTAGAGCGCAGCTTCCTCTACTGCAACCAGGCCCGTGGCAGTCCTGCCAGGGTCAACAGCAACTCCAAGGCCAAGCCAGAGTCTGTGTCCACCTGTTCTGTCACCTCACCTGACGACATGTCCACCAAGTCGGATGACTCTTTCCAGAGCCTGCACAGTACCCTGCCCCTGGACAGCTTCTCCAAGTTTGTGGCAGGCGAGCGGGACTGCCCGAGGCTGTTGCTCAGTGCCCTGGCACAGGAAGATCTGGCCTCTGAGATCCTGGGGCTGCAGGAAGCCATTGTTGAAAAGGCTGACAAGGCCTGGGTTGAGGCTTCTAGCCTGCCCAAGGACAACAGCAAGCCACCCTTCTCCCTGGAGAACCACAGCACCTGCCTGGACACTGTGGCCAAAACTTCATGGGCACAGCCAGGGGAGCCAGAAGCCCTACCTGAGTCCTTGCAGCTGGACAAGGGTGGCAGCACCAAGGACTTCAGCCCAGGGCTATTTGAAGACCCTCCCGTGGCCTTCGCCACCACTGACCCGAAGAAGACAACCAGTCCCCTGTCCTTTGGCACCAAGCCTTTGCTTGGGGATGCCACTCCTGACCCCACCACGGCAGCATTTGACTGCTTTCCAGACACAACCACTGCCAGCTCAGTGGACAGTGCCAACCCCTTTGCCTGGCCAGAGGAAAACCTGGGTGATGCTTGTCCTCGTTGGGGTCTCCACCCTGGTGAGCTTACCAAGGGCTTGGAGCAGGGTGCAAAAGCCTCAGACAGTGTGGGCAAAGCCGACGCACACGAACCCACTGCCTGCCTGGGCTTCCAGGAGGAGCATGCCATCGGGAAGACAGCAGCTGCACTGTCCGGGGAGTGCAAGCCGCAGGAGGCAGATGgggtgaaagaggaagtgggTGGGCTGCTTCAGTGCCCCGAGGTGGGCAAGGCTGACCAGTGGCTGGAGGACAGTCGGCATTGCTGTTCCTCCGCTGACTTTGGGGACCTGCCCCTGCTGCCGCCCCCTGGCAGGAAGGAGGACCTGGAAGCGGAGGAGGAGTACTCCTCCCTGTGTGAACTGCTGGGGAGCCCTGAGCAGAGGCCCAGTCTGCAGGACCCATTGTCCCCCAAGGCCCCACTGATGTGCaccaaggaggaagcagaggaggtgCTGGACACCAAGGCTGGCTGGGCCTCCCCATGTCACCTCTCTGGGGAGCCTGCTGTCCTTTTGGGCCCCTCTGTTGGTGCTGAATCAAAGGTCCAGAGCTGGTTTGAATCTTCTCTGTCACATATGAAGCCAGGAGAAGATGGGTCAGAGATGGAGAGAGCTCCTGGTAGTTCGAGCACTTCAGAAGGCTCTCTGGCCCCAAAGCCTAACAAGCCTGCTGTGCCTGAGGGGCCCATAGCTAAGAAAGAGCCTGTGCCACGGGGTAAAAGTTTACGGAGCCGCAGAGTCCACCGGGGGCTGCCTGAGGCTGAAGACTCTCCATGCAGAGTGCCAGCACTTCCCAAAGACCTCTTGCTCCCAGAGTCCTGCACGGGACCTCCACAGGGACAGGCAGAAGGGGCTGGAGCTCCAGGCCGGGGGCTGTCAGAAGGTCTCCCCAGAATGTGTACTCGCTCTCTGACAGCTCTGAGTGAGCCCCAAACTCCCGGGCCTCCAGGCCTGACCACCACTCCCACACCTCCTGACAAACTGGGAGGCAAACAGCGAGCTGCCTTCAAGTCTGGCAAGCGGGTAGGAAAACCATCACCCAAGGCTGCATCTAGCCCCAGCAACCCTGCTGCCCTGCCTGTTGCCTCAGACAGCAGCCCCATGGGCTCCAAGACCAAGGAGCCAGACTCTCCCAGCATGCCTGGCAAGGACCAGCGTTCCATGGTCCTCCGGTCTCGAACCAAACCCCAGCAGGTCTTCCATGCCAAACGGCGGCGGCCCTCAGAGAGCCGGATCCCAGACTGTCGTGCCACCAAGAAACTCCCTGCTAACAACCACTTACCCACTGCATTCAAGGTTTCCAGTGGGCCCCAGAAGGAAGGCCGGGTGAGCCAGCGGGTAAAAGTACCGAAGCCTGGTACAGGAAGCAAGCTTTCAGATCGGCCTCTCCACACACTCAAAAGGAAGTCGGCTTTCATGGCTCCTGTCCCCACCAAAAAGCGAAGCCTCATCCTGCGAAGCAGCAATGGAAGTGGGGtagatgggagggaggagagggctgaGAGCTCCCCTGGCCTCTTAAGGAGGATGGCCTCACCCCAGAGGGCCAGGCCCAGGGGCAGTGgggagccacccccacccccacccctggagcCACCTGCTGCATGCATGGGATTGGCTACGCCATCATCcctgcccagtgctgtgaggaccAAGGTACTGCCACCTCGAAAGGGCCGTGGCCTCAAGCTGGAGGCCATAGTACAGAAGATCACCTCACCTGGTCTCAAGAAACTTGCATGCAGAGTGGCAGGGGCCCCTCCTGGAACACCTCGGAGCCCAGCCCTACCTGAGAAACGTTCAGGGGGCAGTCCAGCTGGGGCAGATGAGGGTTTAGGAGGAATGGGCCCTGGGCAGGTGCTGCCAGCAGCTCCAGGAGCCGACCCGCTGTGTAGAAATCCAGCCAGCAGGTCCCTAAAAGGCAAACTCTTAAGTAGTAAGAAACTGTCCTCTGCTGCTGACTGTCCCAAAGCTGAGGCCTTTATGTCCCCTGAGACCCTGCCATCCCTAGGGACTGCCCGGGCCCCAAAGAAAAGGAGCCGGAAAGGCAGGACCGGGGCCTTGGGATCCTCCAAAGGCCCGTTGGAGAAGCGGCCCTGTCCTGGCCAAGCTCTGCTCCTCGCTCCCCACGACAGGGCCAGCAGCACTCAGGGCGGAGGTGAGGACAACTCCAGTGGAGGAGGCAAGAAGCCAAAGACAGAGGAGCTGGGACTGGCCTCCCAGCCCCCTGAAGGCCGGCCCTGCCAGCCCCAGACAAGGGCACAGAAGCAGCCAGGCCAAGCCAGCTATAGCAGCTATTCAAAGCGGAAGCGCCTCAGTCGTGGCCGGGCAAAGACCACCCACGCTTCACCCTGTAAGGGACGTGGCACTCGGAGGCGGCAGCAGCAGGTACTGCCCCTGGATCCTGCAGAGCCTGAAATCCGACTCAAATACATTTCCTCTTGCAAGCGGCTGAGGGCAGACAGCCGCACCCCAGCCTTCTCGCCCTTTGTACGGGTGGAGAAGCGAGATGCATACACCACCATATGCACTGTTGTCAACTCCCCAGGGGACGAGCCCAAGCCCCACTGGAAGCCGTCCTctgttgcctcctcctcctcctccttagaaCCAGCTGGGGCCTCTCTCACCACATTCCCTGGAGGCTCCGTGCTGCAGCCGAgaccctccctgcccccttcttcCACCATGCACCTGGGGCCTGTGGTGTCCAAGGCCCTGAGTACCTCTTGCCTTGTCTGTTGCCTCTGCCAAAACCCGGCCAACTTCAAGGACCTCGGGGACCTCTGTGGTCCCTACTACCCTGAGCACTGCCTCCccaaaaagaagccaaaactcaAGGAGAAGGTGCGGCTGGAGGGCCCCTTTGAGGaggcctctctgcctcttgagagaaCACTCAAAGGCCTGGAATGTGCAGCCAGCACCAATGCtgctgccactaccaccaccaccaccaccatcaccgccgcCACGACCCCAGGGAGGCTGTCCAGGCCTGATGGCTCAGCTGACCCTGCCAAGCAGGGCTCCCTGCGTACCAGTGCCCGGGGCCTGTCTCGGCGGCTGCAgagttgctattgctgtgatggtcAGGGGGACGGGGGTGATGAGGTGGCCCCGGTTGACAAGAGCCGCAAACATGAATGCAGCAAAGAGGCCCCTGCAGAACCTGGTGGGGACACCCAGGAGCACTGGGTACATGAGGCCTGTGCTGTGTGGACCAGCGGGGTGTACCTGGTGGCCGGGAAGCTCTTTGGGCTTCAGGAGGCCATGAAGTTAGCTGTGGACATG ccATGTTCCAGCTGCCATGAGGCCGGAGCGACCATCTCGTGCTCCTGTAAAGGATGCATCCACACCTACCACTACCCGTGTGCCAATGACACAG